DNA sequence from the Caldalkalibacillus salinus genome:
TCGTCCTATTTGTGAAAAGATGAGCATATGAGTCCTAAATCCATGCTTCCTCCAGCGTTTGAACTCATTCAACATACATTTTTTAGTACTCATAAATATCACGCTTAAGTTCATTCTAAAACCAAAGACATACTTGGAGGGAGACTTAAAATGGATCATCATTTGCCTGCATTACTGATTAAAACTGGATTAATTACAGCAACCTTAGTGGTTTTATTTACATTGTTTAATGAATTTCCCTTTGTTAATACCGTCGTATTATCTTTACTGACTGTCGGTGTTTCATATGTTGTCGGAGACTTGTTTATATTGCCGATGACCAACAATATGATTGCCACGTTGGCTGATATTGGACTGTGTACGTTTAAACTATGGTTTATCGGTTCTTTCGTTTTGGGTGCTTTCGTTCCGTTCACATTGGCTTTATTAGCGGCGATTATCATCGGTGTGGGTGAATACTTCTTCCATCAGTACATGAAATCACAAGTACTTCAAGAGAATACCGCTTCATAGGACAGAAAAAGGGACCCCTTATGAAGGAAGTCCCTTTTCTTCTAGGTATTTTATGATTGCGTATCAGCCAAAAATCGCCCCACGAATGCGCTCGTTCTTTCGTGCTGAGGATTCTGCAGTACTTGCTCTGGTTTACCCTGTTCGACGATGAGCCCCTGATCAATAAAAATGACACGGTCAGCAACATCTCTTGCGAAGTCCATTTCGTGTGTGACGAGTATCATCGCCATTTCGCCTTCCTTGGCGATATCTTTAATCACGTTAAGCACTTCTCCTACCAGCTCAGGGTCTAGGGCAGATGTCACCTCATCAAATAACATCACTTTTGGTCTCATCACGAGCGCACGTGCGATGGCCACACGCTGCTGTTGTCCTCCAGAAAGCTGTGAAGGGTAGGCGTCCAGCTTATCTTCTAACCCCACCTTTGCCAGCATTTCTTTTGCTCTTTCAATGGCCTCTTCCTTAGGAATTTTGAGGACATGTACGGGGGCCTCAATACAATTCCTGAGTACCGTCATGTGCGGAAATAAGTTAAATTGCTGAAAGACCATCCCAATATTTCCTCTGACTTGACGTAAGTGCTTCTCGTCTGCCGGCACGAGCTGACCATTTTCTTCTTTGTGCCACAATGGCACACCATCAACATAAATCACCCCGGCCGTCGGTTTCTCTAAAGTCATTAACATTCTAATCAAAGTGGTTTTACCTGAACCACTGGGACCAATAATGGCTACTTTTTCGCCTGGTGCAATGTCAATACTGATATCTTTTAATACTTCAACGTCGTCGAAGGATTTTTTAACATTTTCATAACGGACCAAGGGTTCTGCTGTCTCTTTCACACTTTGCGTATCCGTCGTCTCTTGGTCTTTTATCGGCAGTGATTCACTCACATTGTCACTTCCTCTCTGGTTAATTTCTTCTTCTTACTAAATCGTTGACCCATTCTAGCCTCTAGTCGTCGTACCAAATAAGCAGAAGGATAACTTAAGGCAAGGAAGAGTAATCCGACGATGGTAATAGGTTCTATATACCTCCACTGTGCTGATCCTAACGTTTGGGCCACATACATCATTTCCGCGACCGAAATCGACATCAGCATCGGGGTCTCTTTAAACATGACAATGAGATAGTTCC
Encoded proteins:
- a CDS encoding DUF2512 family protein, which translates into the protein MDHHLPALLIKTGLITATLVVLFTLFNEFPFVNTVVLSLLTVGVSYVVGDLFILPMTNNMIATLADIGLCTFKLWFIGSFVLGAFVPFTLALLAAIIIGVGEYFFHQYMKSQVLQENTAS
- the ehuA gene encoding ectoine/hydroxyectoine ABC transporter ATP-binding protein EhuA; the protein is MPIKDQETTDTQSVKETAEPLVRYENVKKSFDDVEVLKDISIDIAPGEKVAIIGPSGSGKTTLIRMLMTLEKPTAGVIYVDGVPLWHKEENGQLVPADEKHLRQVRGNIGMVFQQFNLFPHMTVLRNCIEAPVHVLKIPKEEAIERAKEMLAKVGLEDKLDAYPSQLSGGQQQRVAIARALVMRPKVMLFDEVTSALDPELVGEVLNVIKDIAKEGEMAMILVTHEMDFARDVADRVIFIDQGLIVEQGKPEQVLQNPQHERTSAFVGRFLADTQS